In the Mustelus asterias unplaced genomic scaffold, sMusAst1.hap1.1 HAP1_SCAFFOLD_92, whole genome shotgun sequence genome, ATGCCTTATGCTACGAATTCGTATTTCATGTGGtaaactttgatgtggcaccttgtcaaatgccttctggaaatctaaatacaccacatccacaggttccactttatccacattgcttgtcacttcctcaaagaaatccaataaatcaattaacaggatttcccttgcacaaaaccatgttgattctgcctgattgcACAGAGATTATCTGTGTCCCACCCCAGTCTCCTTAATAACAGAatgaacatgattcagtcctgcatgggattatttatttattacttcaataatagatagataaataaataaatgaacatgattcagtcctgcatggggttagcagcaacagcagaatccaacccctgcagtgacttgtgaacttgctggtgtctcagcagattggctgaccgagcaaatctcttcccacatacggagcaggtgaatgatctctctcctgtgtgaacctgctggtgtctcagcagatgggatgactgagtgaaccttttcccacacatggagcaggtgaatgatctctctccagtgtgaatttgctggtgtctcagcaggtccttagagcttttaaagcttttctcacagtcagaacacttaaaaggtctctgatcagtgtggaccagttgatgtgcaatgagctggggtggctgagtgaatcgtttcccacatgtggagcaagcgaagggtttctccccagtgtgaattcgctcgtgTATCAGGAGCTGgggtgaatcagtgaatcccttcccacacacacagcaaatgaatggcttctccccggtgtgaactcgctggtgtctcagacggtgggatgaatgggtgaatcccatcccacacaccgagcaggtgaacggtttctccccagtgtaaactcgctggtgtgtcaccaaatcctgtttacttttaaagctcttctcacagtcagaacactgaaatgttctcttatcagagtgaactcgctggtgtgtttgcagctgggataaacgtccgaatctcctctcacacacggagcaggtgaatggcttctccccagtgtgagtgcgctgatggacttgtaaatcatttttacttttaaatctcttctcacagtcagaacattgaaatggtctctgatcagtgtgaacaagttggtgtgtcagaaggtgggatgactgagtgaatcccttcccacacactgagcaggtgaacggcctcaccaccatgtgagtgcgctggtgtctcaggaggTCCTTTGTGCTTTTAAAGCTTTTCTCACAATCAGAACACTGAAACAGTCTCTGATCGGAGTGAACCTCCCGGTGAATCAGGAGGCTTGATAAAGCATGACATCTCCTCCCACATTcgaggcaggtgaacggcctctcaccagtgtgaacacgccggtgtgtatagaggctggatgagtaagcaaatcctttcccacactcagagcaggtgaacggcctctctccagtgtgaatgcgacgatgaatatccaattcggacgggtaattgaatcccctcccacagtccacacatttcaatGGTTTCTCTGTGCTGCGGGTGtcctcatgtgactccaggttggatgatgagTTGAAGCCTCGTTTACACAGAATATGTGTCGGGTCACTACTCACTGAGAATGATGTGATTGTTTTTCAGACTTGTTAAACCACTTTCCACATTCAGCACATTGGAAACTctcaggtgtgtgtgtaggtgctttttcagtcacactgatgtttgaaatctttgcccgcagacagaatgaacatttctccttctgtagacaaaggctgatgatattcagtttctgatgaatcaaatcactgaaacagatcttgatgtgaagtttggtttgagtttcACATCTGTAAATCCTGCTTCATAATACCCTGCAAAAACAGTTTACAAATaccatcactgtcagtgcaggatagaaattctgaacagacaattcatagtttctctggaacatattttcctctcttgttcccccaaatctataaatccccgtcccacacactctaccTCCTCCCCTggactgaaatccaaacccatctcaacatctccaccatttcttccctccactcccagttttccccctccctctcctctgtctgggttcagttcttgatgtggaaatctcactaactgtcctgtctggagataatacacatctctttaacctgtgcttaaccctctctccactcacattgtctgtacctttaagacttgattacctgtaaagactcgcattccaaccattatcttgtaaattgagtttgtgtcaatatatatgccccgtttatgaacacaagtcctactcacctgatgaaggagcagtgatccgaaagcgagtggcttttgcgaccaaataaacctgttggactttaacctggtgttgtgagtcttcttactgggttcagttctccagctgctgtctgcagactgacaataaaaccaatgggtcttattgggggtgttggggcctccagcgggtgtttgtgaatcctccccgcccacctcccagggtttccttccttcccagagatcagagtcctcattgatttgaggccaaagtgtaacctcttatttattgtccccctcccccatcctctgatgtgaaccatcctccagtggctgagccaggatggggccgttaacctgggcctgttcccgggagggagggagggagaagccccgcagctgcaaaccagggagctgacaatgattctgaagggtttgcggatccacaaagtgtttccaaatcctcccagccaccgcctaacgctgactccgcttctccgggacaaacaagcgccaaggacagcaatgacactgcgcatgctccacatcacaatgcccggggactgattgacggcagctccggaccaataggaagagggggcggggctggaggaccgagcgggagcggctggtcctccaaccaatcggagtgaatgaggggcgggacctgaagcatgcgcagtgcgggtaatggcgacggacggacgCTTTTAAcctggaagcgagatcaatacgaggtagagggcggcgtgcggggaatgataaatgtggcgggtgggtggagaggctttgtaaacatgttgttcaaacccaaaccccggaaatgaacttcccggtccccccctttggaccaaatggagcggcagcttgtagtgttagacccgggctgactgccgccattgaggctgcatgtgggaggccggcagggattgtgattggagggtgaagccctgacgtcacaatggaatgggtgagggtgtgacatcacaatggaatgggtgagagtgtgacgtcacaatggaatgggtgagagtgtgacgtcacaatggaatgggtgagggtgtgacgtcacaatggaatgggtgagggtgtgacgtcacaatggaatgggtgagactgTGACGtcgcaatggaatgggtgagggtgtgaggtcacaatggaatgggtgagagtgatgttacaatggaatgggtgagagtgtgacatcacaatggaattggtcggagtgtgacatcacaatggaatgggtgagggttccagatgagctgacacAGGGCTGGAGttgggcgatggcactgacatgtggcccggtggcacagtggttagtgcagctgcctaacagcgccagggatccgggttcaattccagcctcggatcgctgtctgtgcagagtttctacattctccccgtgtctgtgtgggtttcctccgggtgttccggtttccttccacagtccaaagatgtgccggttagacggattggccacaataaattgtcacttggtatcagggggattaacaggtaaatatgtggatagggcctggatgggattgttgtcggtgcaggctcgatgggctgaatggcctccttctacattgtattttattattcattattattaattaattgctattctgatttccagctgtttttgagttttaactgtatcctctattgtgaacaccaaagcaaaatacttgttcaattcatctcccagctccttatttttcattatcaattcctggactcactttctattagacagttaagaaatgaggtggagcaagtgactgaagtgtcagtcagggagcactattgggagcaccaatagtttcaaaatagttctggaaaaagataggacaggtccacaggtcaaggccctaaactggagcagggccacttttgtgggcaatgggtaggatctagcagatgtcgattaggtgaatttgtttgaagggaaaggaatgactggcaattgggaggttttaaaagtgtgatatcaagagtccaggggcagtatattcctgttaagatgcagggaaagaatggtaaatttagggatctctggcagacaagggacattgaggctctggtcaggtaaaagaaggaagcatacattgggtttaggcaatcggggacaagtgaatcactct is a window encoding:
- the LOC144484091 gene encoding uncharacterized protein LOC144484091, translating into MVVRPFTCSVCGKGFTQSSHLLTHQLVHTDQRPFQCSDCEKRFKSKNDLQVHQRTHTGEKPFTCSVCERRFGRLSQLQTHQRVHSDKRTFQCSDCEKSFKSKQDLVTHQRVYTGEKPFTCSVCGMGFTHSSHRLRHQRVHTGEKPFICCVCGKGFTDSPQLLIHERIHTGEKPFACSTCGKRFTQPPQLIAHQLVHTDQRPFKCSDCEKSFKSSKDLLRHQQIHTGERSFTCSMCGKRFTQSSHLLRHQQVHTGERSFTCSVCGKRFARSANLLRHQQVHKSLQGLDSAVAANPMQD